Proteins found in one Campylobacter canadensis genomic segment:
- a CDS encoding DUF7488 domain-containing protein translates to MKKLIFLLSFSFLAYAVERPTFNDFLACYEKNKAAELTYEGLPAFVLDENLLAVVKLANTKLNSYVKYDPFLNLYLVRTDFSLIKPEFGDENEKNRNDWLGILDAKKEYIGHLKYLGLDLSERDKLDFKSKIGLLSSPCCKIIGIALNNGDFIGNRYLNHFKKYNEVYWGDIGASFTQKGDRYFVSSVTTNTSFRINDEILSVDDKPVNSLRELNERVLFAPNQSTIYFKILRDNEEINLSILVSPKIYKQEVLKTVKQVNKAQVYNSLGIILDNNLKVIKSNNANFKIGDVILRVNNILVNNKEHFARLSAMNNPLNILISRHIQDEDKMGDFQFFITINKD, encoded by the coding sequence ATGAAAAAGTTGATTTTTTTACTAAGTTTTAGCTTTCTTGCTTATGCTGTTGAAAGACCAACCTTTAATGATTTTTTAGCTTGTTATGAAAAAAATAAAGCCGCTGAATTAACTTATGAAGGCTTGCCTGCTTTTGTACTTGATGAAAACCTTTTAGCAGTAGTTAAATTAGCAAATACAAAATTAAATTCTTATGTAAAATACGACCCTTTTTTAAACCTTTACTTAGTTAGAACTGATTTTTCTTTAATTAAACCTGAATTTGGCGATGAAAATGAAAAAAACAGAAATGATTGGCTAGGAATTTTAGATGCAAAAAAAGAATATATTGGGCATTTAAAATATTTAGGACTTGATTTAAGTGAAAGAGACAAATTAGACTTTAAAAGCAAAATCGGCTTACTTAGCTCTCCTTGCTGCAAAATTATAGGAATTGCTTTAAATAATGGTGATTTCATTGGCAATAGATACTTAAATCACTTTAAAAAATATAATGAAGTGTATTGGGGTGATATTGGTGCAAGTTTTACACAAAAAGGAGATAGATATTTTGTTTCATCAGTTACAACTAATACGAGTTTTCGTATAAATGATGAAATTTTAAGTGTTGATGATAAGCCTGTAAATTCATTAAGAGAACTTAATGAAAGAGTGCTTTTTGCACCAAATCAAAGTACTATTTATTTTAAAATTTTAAGAGATAATGAAGAAATTAATTTAAGCATCTTAGTAAGTCCTAAAATTTATAAACAAGAAGTTTTAAAAACTGTAAAACAAGTAAATAAAGCACAAGTTTATAATTCTTTAGGAATAATTTTAGATAACAATCTAAAAGTAATAAAAAGCAATAATGCTAATTTTAAAATAGGAGATGTAATTTTAAGAGTAAATAATATCTTAGTAAATAATAAAGAACACTTTGCACGATTAAGTGCTATGAATAATCCATTAAATATCTTAATTTCAAGACATATTCAAGATGAAGATAAAATGGGAGATTTTCAATTTTTTATAACTATAAACAAGGACTAA